GGAGTCCAGGTGCACCTTGAAGGTCGGGTCTTCCTCGGCCAGCTTCTGGATCGCCAGGCCCAGCTTCTCCTGGTCGCTCTTGGTCTTCGGCTCGATGGCGACCTCGATGACCGGGGCCGGGAACGTCATCGACTCCAGCACGATCTGCTTGTTCGGGTCGCACAGCGTGTCGCCGGTGGTGGTGTCCTTGAGGCCGATCACCGCGTAGATGTGGCCGGCGGAGACCGATTCGACCGGGTTCTCCTTGTTGGAGTGCATCTGGAACAGCTTGCCCAGCCGCTCCTTCTTGCCCTTGGTCGAGTTGATCACCTGGGCGCCGGACTCCACCTTGCCGGAGTACACCCGCACGTAGGTCAGCTTGCCGAAGAACGGGTGCACCGCGATCTTGAAGGCCAGCGCCGAGAACGGCTCGTCGATGCTGGGCTTGCGGCTGATGACCTCGTCTTCTTTGCCGGGCACGTGGCCCTGCACCGACTCGACGTCCAGCGGCGACGGCAGGTAGTCGATCACGGCGTCCAGCATCGGCTGGACACCCTTGTTCTTGAACGCGCTGCCGCACAGCACCGGGTACAGCTCCGAAGAGACCGTCAGCTTGCGGATACCGGCCTTGATCTCCTCGACCGAGAGCTCCTCGCCGCCGAAGTACTTCTCCAGCAGCGCCTCGTCGGTCTCGGCGACGGCCTCCAGCAGGGCGGTCCGGTACTCGGCAGCCTTGTCGGCCAGGTCGGCCGGGATCTCGATGGTCTCGTAGGTCTCACCGAGCTTGGTCTCACCGCGCCAGACCTTGGCGTTCATCTCGACCAGGTCGACGATGCCCTCGAAGTCGTTCTCCGCGCCGATCGGCAGCTGGATGACAAGGGGAGTCGCACCCAGCCTTTCCTTGATGGTGCGCACGGTGAAGTAGAAGTCCGCGCCCAGCTTGTCCATCTTGTTGACGAAGCAGATCCGGGGCACGTCGTACTTGTCGGCCTGCCGCCACACCTGCTCGGACTGCGGCTCGACGCCCTCCTTGCCGTCGAACACGGCTACCGCACCGTCGAGGACACGCAGGGACCGCTCCACCTCGACGGTGAAGTCGACGTGGCCCGGGGTGTCGATGATGTTGATCTGGTTGTTGTTCCAGAAGCAGGTCACCGCGGCCGAGGTGATGGTGATGCCGCGCTCCTGCTCCTGCTCCATCCAGTCGGTGGTCGAGGCGCCGTCGTGCGTTTCACCGATCTTGTAATTGACACCGGTGTAGTACAGGATCCGCTCGGTCGTCGTCGTCTTGCCGGCATCGATGTGCGCCATGATGCCGATGTTGCGGACCTTGTTCAGGTCGGTGAGCACGTCCTGTGCCACAGCAGTCTTCCCACTCTTTCGATAACTTCAATTGCTTGTCTTGCCATCGCCCGGGCCGGGTCCGGTGGCTACACCGGCAAGATCACCAGCGGTAGTGCGCGAAGGCCCGGTTCGCCTCGGCCATCTTGTGGGTGTCCTCACGGCGCTTCACCGCGGCACCCAGCCCGTTGCTGGCATCGAGGATCTCGTTGGCGAGACGCTCGACCATGGTCTTCTCGCGACGGGCCTTGGAGAAGCTGACCAGCCAACGCAGGGCCAGCGTGGTGGAGCGCTCGGGGCGCACCTCGACCGGTACCTGGTAGGTGGCGCCACCGACACGGCGGCTGCGCACCTCGAGGGCCGGCTTGACGTTGTCCAGCGCACGCTTGAGCGTCACGACCGGGTCGGTGCCGGTCTTGTCGCGAGCCTGCTCCAGCGCGCCGTAGACGATGCGCTCGGCCAGCGACTTCTTGCCGTCCAGCAGCACCTTGTTGACCAGCTGGGTGACCAGCTGCGACCCGTAGACCGGGTCGGAGACCAGGGGACGCTTCGGTGCGGGACCCTTGCGCGGCATCAGCTCTTCTCCTTCTTGGCGCCGTAGCGGCTGCGGGCCTGCTTGCGGCCCTTGACCCCCTGGGTGTCCAGCGAGCCGCGGATGATCTTGTAGCGCACACCCGGCAGGTCCTTCACCCGGCCACCACGCACCAGCACCATCGAGTGCTCCTGCAGGTTGTGGCCCTCGCCCGGGATGTAGGCGGTCACCTCGACCTGGCTGGTCAGCTTGACGCGGGCCACCTTGCGAAGCGCCGAGTTCGGCTTCTTCGGGGTGGTGGTGTACACGCGAGTGCACACGCCACGACGCTGCGGGCTGCCCTTGAGGGCCGCGGTCTTGACCTTGGCGACCTTGTCGCGGCGGCCCTTGCGGACCAGCTGCTGAATGGTTGGCATCTACCGGCTTCCTGTATCGCTGTTCGAACTCTGCAAAACTTGTCAGTCCTGTGCCCTACCGCTACCCGCGGTCGGGCGTGTCGCATGGGCCGGCCGCGGATCGCTCCGCTGCATAATGGACATGCGAATTGGGCCAGGCGCGCGCGTCATGTCACCAATACGCGCCTCGTGGCCAGGCACGAGCTACCACAATACCCGGCTGGACTCCGGCAGGTCAAAGCGCGTCGCCCCGGCCCCTCCGGCGTCCGCTACGGCTACCCGGTACGGCTCTCCATCGCCGAGGCCAGCCGGCGCACCATGTCGGAGAAGATCGCGTCGGTGTCGACGTCATCCATCACCCCGGTCATCTCCAGCAGCACGAATCCGTGCATCGCCGCCCAGAACTCCAATGCCGCGTGAAACGCCCGGTCACCGTCGAGCCCGTAGGACGCCAGCACCTCGATCACCGGTGCGGCGGCGCGGGTGGCCGCGGCGGTGTACTCCGGGTCCTCACCCCCCAGCGGCATCCGGGTGAAAGCCGAATAGCGGCCCGGGTGGTGGTGGGCGTAGCTGCGGTAGGCGCCGGCCATCACCAGCACCGCGTCGTCGCGGGCGCGGCCCTGGCCGACCTGGGTCAGCATCTCGAGGATGTCGTCGATGACCCGCATCCGCATCGCGCGGCGCAGGTCACCCAGGCTGTGCACGTGGTTGTACAGCGACGGGCCCTTGGTGCCCAGCTGGGTGGCCAGCGCATTGATGGTCAACGCGTCCCAGCCCTCGCGGTCCAGGAAATTCAGTGCCGCGTTGACGATGACGTCGCGACTCAGCTTGACCGGTCGCGCCCCCGATTTTCCGTTGGTACGCGAGCGACCGCCCGCCGCCGGCGGGTCTGGTCGAGCTGGCATGGCGTTCGCCCTTCGGGTGGTGGCCGGACTGGAGAGGTCAGCTAAGAACTCTAATCCACCGATAAGTAGGGGAACCCGCGTACGGCCGAGCCGGCGCGACGTAAGCTTTGCCGAGATCGCGTCCGGCGAGAGGGGCACGGGAGATGAAATGGACCGCGCTGGGTATGGCGCTGCTGTGCTCTGCCGCCGGTCTGGCCAGTGGCCTCCCGAACGCGAACGCCGTTCCCGGCGACATCCACGTCTACGGAGTGCACGAGACGCGCACGCTGGACTGCGACGGCGGCACCCTGTTCATCAACGGCGTCAACATCACCGTCCACGCGATGGGCAGCTGCTGGGCGGTGACCATGCAGGGCTCGCAGAACACCGTCATCGCCGACACCATCGTCAACGACGTCACCGTCTACGGCTACGACCAGACCGTCTACTACCACAACGGCGACCCTTTCCTGTTCGACCGCGGACGTGAGCTGGGCATGACCAACCGGCTCCAACGCGTACCGGCGTGACCGGCGATCGCCGCCGAAGTATCTGCGTCGCGATCACGACACTGTTTCTCGGCTTGGCCGGCTGCGACGCCTCGACGGAGGCGTCTCCCCCGAAGCGGCTGTCGATGAGCTCGAACGTCAACACCATCCATTACGGCTCGTTCGGGACGACGTCGGCGGTGGACTGCGCCGACGGCAAGTCATTGAACGTGGCCGGATCCAACAACCGGTTGACCGTCCGGGGCCGCTGCGCGACGGTGGATGTCGCGGGTGCCGACAACCGGATCACCCTCGAGCGGGTCGACAAGTCGCTGACCGTCACCGGGCTCAACAACTCCGTCACCTACCACGGCGGCGAGCCGACGGTGGACGATCGCGGGTCGGGCAACACCATCGCCGAAAAGCGTTGACCTGGTTGAGCTCAGGTCAGGCTTTGGAGCCGTGCCGGCCGGCGCCGCCGGCGAACCGGCCCGCCCCGTGCACCGCCTCTTCGGCCACCCTGGAGAGGCTGGCGAATTCCTGATCAATCGCATGGGCTTCGGTCATCCCCCACTGCCGCAGCGCCGAGAGCCGATCCGAGCGCAGACAACCCTGCGGTAGCTCGGCGAGTTCGGCGGCCAATTGCTCGGCTGCGTTGCGGCCCTGGCCTTTCGGCACCACCCGGTTGGCCAACCCGATCGCGTGCGCCTCGTCGGCGTCCACCGCGCGGCCGGTGAGGATCATGTCCATGGCGCGGCTGTGACCGATCAGCCGGGGCAAGCGCACCGTGCCGCCGTCGATGAGCGGCACCCCCCAGCGCCGGCAGAACACGCCGAACACGGCGTCGGCCTCGGCGACCCGCATGTCACACCAGAGCGCCAACTCCAGGCCCCCGGCCACCGCATACCCGCTCACCGCGGCGATCACCGGCTTGGACAGCGTCATCCGGGTCGGGCCCATCGGCCCCGGCCCGGTGCGGTGGGTCTGATTGGCCTTCTCGGTGCCGAATGCTTTGAGATCTGCTCCCGCGCAGAAGGTTCCGTTATCCCCCCACAGCACCGCCACCGACGCGGTGTCGTCGCGATCGAAGTCGGCGAAGGCCTGATACAGCGCGGCCGCGGTCGGCCCGTCTACGGCGTTGCGTGCCTGCGGCCGGTTCAGGATCACCGTGGTCACCGCACCGCTGCGCTCCACCCGCACCGAATCCGTCATCAGGGCACCTCCGCCGTTCGACCCGCATCGCGCCGTTCCGCCACTTCGTCGACGAACTCCGCGTAGCGACTGCGGATCCGCTCTCCCGGCCAGCCCGGCGGCAGCAGTTCGGCCGGCAGCACCGGGTCGCGGCGCAGGTGGCGGACCATGG
This is a stretch of genomic DNA from Mycolicibacter terrae. It encodes these proteins:
- the fusA gene encoding elongation factor G, yielding MAHIDAGKTTTTERILYYTGVNYKIGETHDGASTTDWMEQEQERGITITSAAVTCFWNNNQINIIDTPGHVDFTVEVERSLRVLDGAVAVFDGKEGVEPQSEQVWRQADKYDVPRICFVNKMDKLGADFYFTVRTIKERLGATPLVIQLPIGAENDFEGIVDLVEMNAKVWRGETKLGETYETIEIPADLADKAAEYRTALLEAVAETDEALLEKYFGGEELSVEEIKAGIRKLTVSSELYPVLCGSAFKNKGVQPMLDAVIDYLPSPLDVESVQGHVPGKEDEVISRKPSIDEPFSALAFKIAVHPFFGKLTYVRVYSGKVESGAQVINSTKGKKERLGKLFQMHSNKENPVESVSAGHIYAVIGLKDTTTGDTLCDPNKQIVLESMTFPAPVIEVAIEPKTKSDQEKLGLAIQKLAEEDPTFKVHLDSETGQTVIGGMGELHLDILVDRMRREFKVEANVGKPQVAYKETIKRTVEKVEYTHKKQTGGSGQFAKVLISLEPFTGEDGATYEFENKVTGGRVPREYIPAVDAGAQDAMQYGVLAGYPLVNLKVTLLDGQYHDVDSSEMAFKVAGSQALKKAAAAAQPVILEPIMAVEVTTPEDYMGDVIGDLNSRRGQIQAMEERSGARVVKAQVPLSEMFGYVGDLRSKTQGRANYSMVFDSYAEVPAQVAKEIIAKATGE
- the rpsG gene encoding 30S ribosomal protein S7, producing the protein MPRKGPAPKRPLVSDPVYGSQLVTQLVNKVLLDGKKSLAERIVYGALEQARDKTGTDPVVTLKRALDNVKPALEVRSRRVGGATYQVPVEVRPERSTTLALRWLVSFSKARREKTMVERLANEILDASNGLGAAVKRREDTHKMAEANRAFAHYRW
- the rpsL gene encoding 30S ribosomal protein S12 — its product is MPTIQQLVRKGRRDKVAKVKTAALKGSPQRRGVCTRVYTTTPKKPNSALRKVARVKLTSQVEVTAYIPGEGHNLQEHSMVLVRGGRVKDLPGVRYKIIRGSLDTQGVKGRKQARSRYGAKKEKS
- a CDS encoding TetR/AcrR family transcriptional regulator, whose translation is MPARPDPPAAGGRSRTNGKSGARPVKLSRDVIVNAALNFLDREGWDALTINALATQLGTKGPSLYNHVHSLGDLRRAMRMRVIDDILEMLTQVGQGRARDDAVLVMAGAYRSYAHHHPGRYSAFTRMPLGGEDPEYTAAATRAAAPVIEVLASYGLDGDRAFHAALEFWAAMHGFVLLEMTGVMDDVDTDAIFSDMVRRLASAMESRTG
- a CDS encoding DUF3060 domain-containing protein → MKWTALGMALLCSAAGLASGLPNANAVPGDIHVYGVHETRTLDCDGGTLFINGVNITVHAMGSCWAVTMQGSQNTVIADTIVNDVTVYGYDQTVYYHNGDPFLFDRGRELGMTNRLQRVPA
- a CDS encoding DUF3060 domain-containing protein, which codes for MSSNVNTIHYGSFGTTSAVDCADGKSLNVAGSNNRLTVRGRCATVDVAGADNRITLERVDKSLTVTGLNNSVTYHGGEPTVDDRGSGNTIAEKR
- a CDS encoding crotonase/enoyl-CoA hydratase family protein; translated protein: MTDSVRVERSGAVTTVILNRPQARNAVDGPTAAALYQAFADFDRDDTASVAVLWGDNGTFCAGADLKAFGTEKANQTHRTGPGPMGPTRMTLSKPVIAAVSGYAVAGGLELALWCDMRVAEADAVFGVFCRRWGVPLIDGGTVRLPRLIGHSRAMDMILTGRAVDADEAHAIGLANRVVPKGQGRNAAEQLAAELAELPQGCLRSDRLSALRQWGMTEAHAIDQEFASLSRVAEEAVHGAGRFAGGAGRHGSKA